In one Drosophila pseudoobscura strain MV-25-SWS-2005 chromosome X, UCI_Dpse_MV25, whole genome shotgun sequence genomic region, the following are encoded:
- the Hsp60A gene encoding heat shock protein 60A, which yields MFRLPVALARTSVSRHLAMRGYAKDVKFGAEVRAMMLQGVDVLADAVAVTMGPKGRNVIIEQSWGSPKITKDGVTVAKSIELKDKFQNIGAKLVQDVANNTNEEAGDGTTTATVLARAIAKEGFEKISKGANPVEIRRGVMLAVETVKDNLKDMSRPVKTPEEIAQVATISANGDQAIGNLISEAMKRVGRDGVITVKDGKTLTDELEVIEGMKFDRGYISPYFINSSKGAKVEFQDALLLLSEKKISSVQSIIPALELANTQRKPLVIIAEDIDGEALSTLVVNRLKIGLQVAAVKAPGFGDNRKSTLTDMAIASGGIVFGDDADLVKLEDVKISDLGQVGEVVITKDDTLLLKGKGKKDDVQRRVDQIKEQIGDTTSEYEKEKLQERLARLASGVALLRVGGSSEVEVNEKKDRVHDALNATRAAVEEGIVPGGGTALLRCIEKLDTVAVQNADQSLGVDIVRRALRMPCMTIAKNAGVDGAMVVAKVETQSGDYGYDALKGEYGNLIEKGIIDPTKVVRTAITDASGVASLLTTAEAVVTEIPKEDAAPGMPGMGGMGGMGGMGGMGGMM from the exons ATGTTCCGCTTACCTGTTGCACTTGCACGCACCTCCGTCAGCCGCCATCTGGCGATGCGGGGCTATGCGAAGGACGTGAAGTTTGGCGCCGAGGTGCGCGCCATGATGCTTCAGGGCGTAGATGTGCTGGCCGATGCGGTGGCCGTCACTATGGGCCCCAAGGGTCGCAACGTCATCATCGAGCAGTCGTGGGGATCGCCCAAGATCACCAAGGATGGTGTGACTGTGGCCAAGTCGATCGAACTGAAGGACAAGTTCCAGAACATCGGTGCTAAGCTGGTCCAAGATGTGGCCAACAACACGAACGAGGAGGCCGGCGACGGTACCACGACTGCCACCGTTCTTGCGCGCGCCATTGCCAAAGAGGGATTTGAGAAGATCTCCAAGGGCGCCAATCCCGTCGAGATCCGCCGCGGTGTAATGCTGGCCGTGGAGACCGTCAAGGATAACCTCAAGGACATGTCTCGCCCAGTGAAAACCCCCGAGGAGATTGCCCAGGTGGCCACCATCTCGGCCAACGGCGATCAGGCCATTGGCAATTTGATCAGCGAGGCCATGAAGCGAGTCGGACGCGACGGTGTCATCACAGTTAAGGACGGCAAGACCCTCACGGATGAGCTGGAGGTGATTGAGGGCATGAAGTTCGACCGTGGCTACATCTCGCCCTACTTCATCAACTCTTCGAAGGGCGCCAAGGTCGAGTTCCAGGAtgctcttctgctgctttcGGAGAAAAAGATCTCCTCAGTGCAGAGCATTATTCCCGCACTGGAGTTGGCGAACACGCAGCGCAAGCCCCTGGTGATCATCGCCGAAGACATCGACGGCGAGGCCCTGAGCACTCTGGTCGTGAACCGCCTGAAGATCGGTCTTCAGGTGGCAGCCGTCAAGGCCCCCGGCTTCGGCGACAACCGCAAGTCCACCCTGACAGACATGGCCATCGCCTCAGGCGGCATTGTCTTTGGCGATGATGCTGATCTCGTCAAGTTGGAGGATGTCAAGATCAGTGATCTCGGACAGGTGGGCGAGGTGGTCATCACCAAGGACGACACACTGCTGCTGAAGGGCAAGGGCAAGAAGGATGACGTGCAACGTCGCGTTGACCAAATCAAGGAGCAAATTGGCGACACCACCTCCGAATATGAGAAGGAGAAGCTTCAGGAGCGCCTGGCCCGTCTGGCCTCCGGCGTTGCCCTGCTCCGAGTCGGTGGCTCCAGCGAGGTTGAGGTGAACGAGAAGAAGGACCGCGTCCACGATGCCCTGAATGCCACTCGCGCTGCTGTCGAAGAAGGAATTGTTCCCGGTGGTGGCACTGCCCTCCTCCGCTGCATCGAGAAACTGGACACCGTGGCCGTCCAGAATGCCGATCAG AGCCTTGGAGTGGACATCGTGCGCCGTGCCCTCCGCATGCCCTGCATGACCATTGCCAAGAATGCCGGCGTTGATGGTGCCATGGTCGTGGCAAAGGTTGAGACTCAGTCTGGCGATTATGGCTACGATGCACTGAAGGGCGAATACGGCAACCTGATTGAGAAGGGCATCATTGACCCCACGAAGGTGGTGCGCACGGCCATTACGGATGCCTCCGGTGTTGCATCTCTGCTGACCACGGCCGAGGCTGTTGTCACTGAGATCCCCAAGGAAGATGCTGCCCCGGGAATGCCCGGCATGGGTGGAATGGGCGGCATGGGAGGAATGGGCGGCATGGGTGGCATGATGTAA
- the Elys gene encoding protein ELYS homolog — MNWYEIDADERRSSGFPERAIPGYGHQSDDHPDNFGGGIINGGKWGWITNRYSNDATLLICSLRAGKCILRHIFWREEADSSQRCSISCVEELFPGQKDGTKWLAVCLETWNDKESRPENCANAITQIAIFSTAYNQVLRCIDLDGLYCSTLTFLDTQMCQRTRLRNFDGCLAVGTNEGAVLLCDIKCNILMESRSQNIRLPQSEITCGQVVRRQSSECSTDAINTWLQEQECSLDCNGHLAVEVDVGKSEVRCLISVNFITGFAAGLKDGRIVIYDLDSFHITAVLYPPGFEVASVERLCCVVPRDDPKPCLFVFGMYGGATEMTTLLHSIHYSHSNADDEGQEILFKNFRSTETCANLLLDSGPCSILGCSTASSFSSYGDNGTLLALFSWYSHNEGTNKLLLFDMNQWYKDEMPTCLNPNQKLNFLAGYSLPGEVPGLGFHLDSATIQHFISLQRYDEHFYPISLSFDFSLLTAGGCQYYVHEGLQRRFLRSLQAEKAPLFLMAEETHKNIIGLRLMPQFSELQPDATFSKMAMYEEILSVALEHGLMGLLKNCAKSWIDGSYLRNLRDPTTLSLSTLTNWIMKRAAQIKVRCSELCQGIFDYGGYPLDERERKEFRLLNGQLGNLDSLQSYIASLGKRSLAQSLLSEIESNGQMLRTVHAYQKVLLYFIRWGLLPEGQQFQQKEEGGQQPSALVQMRRDYAERGLSRRGSLYIDRLLRRISQESGGVPDSLVYPPDTQSIMNLMLSPNTDMDHKQEVIFYLLLDLDVHMPKVKLSSRFITEFGLKKNLVLRVKSLWALDHDDHSECIRLLSSSKCSDTTYQNWHVELLVETLLAKGAVSAAMSVVGRPPGPLSTLTHLKVLVASKNIPEAFEYARRNDDDVTGRPLLEYFFRQCIEDRQFKALAQLCLRESEEELALRLLRECKTPLTDSVQLILLLHKSKYIEAVSFMDEVAAERQIADDSSRAIICAYRSTMNPVSQTLAGDYFRIRENLDVAPAENVHPEPFSSQLARDNFRGLKGSVFQSSALGAHWATLYNMDSSPKGKAIPCHQVPFLRSSMYGLSQLPRRRRTLRPVPHQAVKKRVREPEEPEQAGGGGGDSQLNLRPSKRRRMLSEHFVEGVCDFVGNKFYQDQTDDDQQPKPSELLQLPTFLQAKKQPPLQQKTHSPPVTILKRRPALDAGADTPPLSTAKPKRFRFMPPMPLQCHGLNDSDAMDVDCTLSPQKVDEEEQEVEEEQEVEVEEEEEEEETDEIIVEIEPPAGFLPFASDNSQSDDDEDEDEYMSPLNSPYTSMVSPRLMSAPEKHLEKSPRPMAPPVGPQPRSSLIQAGKSESSSGFGSFASILTAETASHEFAPTVCSSKMGTQSIFSSGTATATATATTTTSVKISERTTICVDMDDPETEPESTASGGRSDWYAPSVNLQEQEEEQEQEQEQEPKEVQMLDTTLGMSTYDVTTPEQRQEESLFSPEIEDEMILAEVEAEQLEKDEELMEEYLQEAQEEGQLQERPSSYNRTYMGSSDDPPQERSSSPSLSLSSEMSNMSSPPTLPETIQGGDGMYSIVIESTGSITTSRSVTHTPTSFLPSDTNVSQNSSPRATRGTGGDGSPRALYRANSLETVDDLDTTKGSLEEEEEDDEDDCVIALDGTRVGGYVARPSQSAPSSSAELFAFKDETQKENGPGDGPSLSVGATATDTSIVILDSSEDEAENEDKSPSKSSSTAASDTGSGSEEGSSSKSETDSKSSTSSQSGSSQTQSSSSSSSSSSSTCTSSDDEAPPEKKMHLATLHEIEEVDSEVESEDENDEAQQNVPEEKEEDENDEAQQNVSEEEKEDENDEAQQNVPEEKKESESKDEQQLQAEDEPQTTSHEDHDDSKLSLTLAFSDNEDERAPTVDSPATSRVLRPRADPGIRVRLRSDDGPPKSSAGGFERSVSTPPLSMPKRRNSGQPKNPLVVIDEHKSLDSGSPMLRTSARTKRSTSTIREVTAESKKTAESRKGRCTSEPPVKSGKQRRTSGAEEKLPEDSTLISLPRLRLRSTSRRSSLAMSDQESPATTPIPQTTGRELRPRRIRTSSDSASSPASRTATPTLQQVNSEANVPLKKRLRSKPMVDGNGESEK, encoded by the exons ATGAATTGGTACGAAATTGATGCAGATGAAAGACGCAGCTCGGGATTTCCAGAGCGCGCAATTCCTGGCTACGGCCATCAGAGTGACGACCATC CGGATAACTTTGGTGGCGGCATCATCAATGGCGGCAAGTGGGGATGGATCACAAACAGGTACTCAAACGATGCCACTCTGTTGATCTGTTCGCTGAGGGCGGGCAAGTGCATTCTGCGTCACATATTCTGGAGAGAAGAGGCCGACAGTAGCCAGCGCTGCAGCATCAGTTGTGTGGAGGAGCTCTTCCCTGGCCAAAAAGACGGAACGAAATGGCTCGCCGTCTGCCTGGAGACGTGGAACGATAAGGAAAGCCGGCCCGAGAACTGTGCCAACGCCATCACACAGATTGCCATCTTCTCGACAGCCTACAATCAGGTGCTTCGCTGCATCGATCTGGACGGCCTCTACTGCAGCACCCTCACGTTTCTGGACACACAAATGTGCCAGCGCACGCGTCTTCGCAACTTTGATGGCTGCCTGGCGGTGGGCACTAATGAGGGGGCCGTTCTGCTGTGCGACATAAAATGCAACATTCTGATGGAAAGTCGCAGTCAAAACATTAGACTGCCGCAGAGTGAGATCACTTGTGGTCAGGTGGTCCGAAGGCAATCCTCCGAGTGCTCCACGGACGCAATCAATACTTGGCTGCAAGAACAGGAATGCAGCCTCGACTGCAATGGCCACTTGGCAGTGGAGGTGGATG TGGGCAAGAGCGAGGTGCGCTGCCTTATATCTGTTAACTTCATCACTGGCTTTGCCGCTGGCCTCAAGGATGGCCGCATTGTGATCTACGATCTGGATAGTTTCCATATCACCGCCGTACTTTATCCTCCCGGGTTCGAGGTGGCCAGTGTAGAGCGACTCTGCTGCGTTGTGCCACGAGATGATCCCAAGCCCTGCCTCTTCGTATTCGGCATGTACGGTGGGGCCACCGAAATGACCACCCTCCTCCATTCCATCCACTACAGCCACTCCAATGCGGATGACGAAGGCCAGGAGATACTCTTTAAG AACTTTAGGAGCACCGAAACCTGCGCTAATCTGCTGCTCGATAGCGGCCCCTGCTCCATCCTTGGCTGCTCAACGGCCTCCTCATTCAGCTCTTACGGCGACAATGGCACCCTCCTGGCCTTATTCAGCTGGTACTCGCACAATGAGGGCACGAACAAGCTTCTACTCTTCGACATGAATCAGTGGTACAAGGACGAGATGCCCACCTGCCTGAACCCGAACCAGAAGCTCAACTTTCTGGCCGGCTATTCACTGCCTGGCGAGGTCCCAGGCCTGGGCTTTCACCTGGACTCCGCAACTATTcagcatttcatttcgttgcAGCGCTACGATGAGCATTTCTATCCCATTTCATTGAGCTTTG ATTTCTCCCTGCTAACAGCCGGGGGCTGCCAGTACTATGTCCATGAGGGGCTGCAGCGGCGCTTTCTGCGAAGCCTCCAGGCGGAGAAGGCCCCGCTCTTCTTGATGGCTGAGGAAACACACAAGAACATTATTGGCCTGCGCCTCATGCCTCAGTTCAGTGAGCTCCAACCCGATGCCACATTCTCCAAG aTGGCCATGTATGAGGAGATCCTCTCGGTGGCCCTCGAACACGGATTAATGGGACTGCTAAAGAATTGTGCAAAGAGCTGGATCGATGGCAGCTACCTGCGCAACCTGCGGGATCCCACAACACTCTCCCTGTCGACCCTCACCAACTGGATAATGAAGCGCGCCGCACAGATTAAAGTGCGCTGCTCGGAGCTGTGCCAGGGCATCTTTGACTACGGCGGCTATCCCCTGGACGAGCGCGAGCGCAAGGAGTTCAGGCTGCTAAACGGCCAGTTGGGCAATCTGGACAGCCTGCAGTCGTACATCGCGAGTTTGGGCAAGCGCAGCCTGGCTCAATCGCTACTCAGCGAAATCGAGAGCAATGGACAGATGCTCCGCACAGTCCATGCCTACCAGAAAGTGCTACTGTACTTCATTAGGTGGGGACTGCTGCCAGAAGGCCAGCAGTTTCAACAGAAGGAGGAGGGCGGACAGCAGCCTTCGGCCCTAGTGCAGATGCGACGCGACTACGCAGAAAGAGGCTTGTCGAGGCGTGGTAGTCTCTACATCGATCGCCTGTTGCGGCGTATTTCCCAAGAGAGCGGCGGTGTACCCGATTCCCTGGTGTATCCTCCAGACACACAGTCCATCATGAACTTGATGCTGTCGCCGAACACCGATATGGATCACAAGCAAGAGGTAATTTTTTACTTGCTGCTCGATCTGGATGTCCATATGCCGAAAGTGAAGCTCAGCAGCAGGTTTATCACCGAATTCGGTCTCAAAAAGAATCTCGTGTTGCGCGTGAAGTCCCTCTGGGCCCTGGATCACGATGATCATTCG GAATGCATAAGACTGCTGTCGAGCTCGAAGTGTTCGGACACAACCTATCAGAACTGGCATGTGGAGCTGCTGGTGGAAACTCTCCTGGCCAAGGGCGCCGTCTCGGCGGCCATGAGCGTGGTGGGACGGCCGCCGGGGCCGCTTTCCACGCTGACGCACCTGAAGGTCCTAGTGGCCAGCAAAAACATACCCGAGGCCTTCGAGTATGCCCGGCGCAATGACGACGACGTAACGGGCCGGCCGCTGCTGGAGTACTTCTTCCGGCAATGCATCGAGGACCGGCAGTTCAAGGCTCTGGCCCAGCTGTGCCTGCGCGAATCGGAGGAGGAGCTCGCCCTGCGCCTGCTCAGGGAGTGCAAGACCCCGCTGACGGATAGCGTTCAGCTGATTCTGCTTCTGCATAAGTCCAAGTACATTGAGGCGGTCTCCTTTATGGACGAGGTGGCCGCCGAGCGGCAGATCGCCGACGATTCCAGCCGAGCGATTATCTGTGCCTACCGCTCAACGATGAACCCCGTTTCCCAGACCCTTGCCGGCGACTACTTCCGCATCCGCGAGAACCTGGACGTGGCGCCGGCCGAGAACGTCCATCCGGAGCCCTTCAGCAGTCAGCTGGCCAGAGACAATTTCAGGGGACTGAAGGGCAGCGTCTTTCAGAGCTCTGCCCTCGGCGCCCACTGGGCCACGCTCTACAACATGGACTCATCGCCGAAGGGCAAGGCGATCCCCTGCCACCAGGTGCCCTTCCTGCGGAGCTCGATGTACGGCCTGAGCCAGCTGCCCCGTCGCCGTCGCACTTTGCGTCCTGTGCCCCACCAGGCGGTGAAGAAGCGTGTACGCGAGCCGGAGGAACCTGAGCaggccggcggcggcggcggcgactcCCAGTTGAACCTGCGGCCATCCAAGCGGCGCCGTATGCTGAGCGAACATTTCGTGGAGGGTGTCTGCGACTTTGTTGGGAATAAGTTCTATCAAGACCAGACCGATGATGATCAGCAACCCAAGCCCAGtgagctgctccagctgccgACGTTCCTGCAGGCAAAGAAGCAGCCGCCGCTCCAGCAAAAGACCCATTCACCGCCAGTGACCATACTAAAGCGGCGACCGGCCCTCGACGCAGGGGCCGATACTCCACCGCTGTCCACGGCTAAGCCAAAGCGGTTTCGCTTCATGCCGCCAATGCCATTGCAATGCCATGGTCTTAACGATAGCGACGCCATGGATGTGGACTGTACGTTGAGTCCCCAGAAGGTagatgaggaggagcaggaggtggaagaggagcaggaggtggaggtggaagaggaggaggaggaggaggagactgACGAGATCATTGTGGAAATCGAGCCGCCAGCTGGTTTCCTACCCTTCGCCTCGGACAACAGCCAGtcggatgatgatgaggatgaggatgagtaTATGTCGCCCCTGAATTCACCATATACTTCGATGGTCAGCCCGAGATTGATGTCAGCTCCAGAGAAACATCTCGAGAAATCTCCCCGCCCCATGGCTCCGCCTGTTGGGCCTCAGCCCCGCAGCTCGCTCATCCAGGCTGGAAAGAGCGAGAGCAGCAGCGGATTCGGGAGCTTTGCCTCCATCCTCACGGCCGAAACGGCATCCCACGAGTTTGCCCCCACCGTCTGCTCCTCGAAAATGGGAACACAGTCGATATTTTCCTCAGGTACGGCCACCGCAACCGCCACCgcgaccaccaccacctctGTTAAGATCTCGGAGCGTACCACCATATGTGTGGATATGGATGATCCCGAAACGGAGCCAGAGTCAACAGCATCGGGGGGCAGGTCCGACTGGTATGCGCCATCAGTTAACTTGCAGGAGcaggaagaggagcaggagcaggagcaagagcaggagcCGAAAGAGGTCCAAATGCTGGACACCACTCTGGGAATGTCCACATATGATGTGACGACACctgagcagcggcaggaggagTCGCTTTTCTCGCCGGAGATCGAGGATGAAATGATTCTGGCGGAGGTCGAGGCAGAGCAACTGGAGAAGGACGAGGAACTGATGGAGGAGTATCTGCAGGAGGCCCAGGAGGAAGGACAGCTGCAGGAGCGGCCCAGCAGCTACAATCGAACATACATGGGCAGCTCCGATGATCCGCCGCAGGAGCGCAGCTCCTCGCCCTCCCTGAGCCTCAGCAGCGAAATGTCGAACATGTCCTCGCCCCCCACCCTGCCGGAGACCATCCAGGGTGGCGATGGCATGTACTCGATTGTCATTGAGTCGACGGGCTCCATAACCACATCGCGTTCGGTCACGCACACGCCCACCTCCTTTCTGCCCAGCGACACAAATGTTTCCCAGAACTCGAGTCCACGGGCAACGCGCGGCACTGGCGGGGATGGCTCACCGCGTGCCCTGTACCGGGCCAATAGCCTCGAGACCGTGGATGATCTGGATACCACCAAGGGCTccctggaggaggaggaggaggatgatgagGACGACTGTGTGATCGCTCTGGACGGCACCCGGGTCGGTGGCTATGTGGCCCGCCCCTCTCAATCGGCGCCCTCCAGCAGTGCCGAGCTGTTCGCCTTCAAAGATGAGACCCAGAAGGAGAACGGCCCTGGCGACGGCCCCTCCCTCTCAGTTGGGGCTACGGCTACGGACACATCAATCGTCATTTTGGACAGCAGTGAAGATGAGGCTGAAAACGAGGACAAGTCTCCATCGAAGTCAAGCTCCACAGCGGCCTCGGACACGGGTTCAGGATCAGAAGAGGGATCAAGCTCAAAATCAGAGACGGACTCGAAATCGTCAACCTCATCGCAATCTGGATCATCCCAGACGCAATCCAGTTCTAGTTCTAGTTCTAGTTCTAGTTCTACATGCACATCTAGTGATGACGAAGCACCACCAGAAAAGAAGATGCATCTCGCCACGCTGCACGAAATTGAGGAGGTAGACAGTGAGGTCGAGTCGGAGGATGAGAACGATGAAGCCCAGCAGAACGTTCCCgaagagaaggaggaggatgagaACGATGAAGCCCAGCAGAACGTTTCCgaagaggagaaggaggatgAGAACGATGAAGCCCAGCAGAACGTTCCCGAAGAGAAGAAGGAATCTGAATCAAAggacgagcagcagctgcaggccGAAGATGAGCCACAGACGACGTCCCATGAAGACCATGACGACTCCAAACTAAGTCTGACGTTGGCCTTCTCCGACAATGAGGACGAACGGGCTCCAACCGTAGATTCGCCAGCTACCTCACGTGTCCTCCGCCCGCGGGCCGATCCTGGTATCAGGGTGCGCCTGCGCAGCGACGATGGTCCGCCCAAGAGCTCTGCGGGCGGCTTCGAACGATCCGTGTCCACACCACCTTTGTCGATGCCAAAGCGCCGCAACTCGGGACAGCCCAAGAATCCGCTGGTGGTGATCGACGAACATAAATCTCTGGACTCTGGTTCTCCGATGCTGCGCACATCCGCGCGCACCAAGCGATCCACCTCCACAATTAGGGAGGTGACCGCGGAGTCGAAAAAAACAGCCGAATCCCGGAAGGGCCGTTGTACCAGTGAGCCACCCGTGAAGTCCGGAAAGCAGCGCCGGACAAGCGGAGCCGAGGAGAAATTGCCCGAAGATTCCACGCTTATATCATTGCCTCGTCTGCGGCTTCGAAGCACCAGCAGACGCTCCAGCTTGGCGATGAGCGATCAGGAGTCGCCTGCGACCACCCCCATCCCGCAGACAACTGGACGTGAGCTTCGTCCTCGTCGCATTCGAACCTCGTCGGATTCTGCATCGTCGCCAGCCTCGCGAACAGCCACACCAACTCTGCAGCAGG TGAACAGCGAGGCCAATGTGCCCCTAAAGAAACGCCTAAGATCAAAGCCTATGGTCGACGGCAATGGCGAATCCGAAAAGTGA
- the LOC4815681 gene encoding uncharacterized protein: MLKHASNASSASASASASATVPLPVPPVTVALPLNGQLLRTASACANSSTSSSNNNNSNSHNGNGNGSSGSGNNTPSVPTGGATAAAGAGGTAATTTTTSGPVSATAAAGAGSPTPAAAALASTARNIHLRPPQPQPQQQPLNISALNASTCSTLLNGGCRVSNAASNLLNIAMPTTPTPLKPLTPLTPLTPNGHCNSNGSLHHHTYTNQHILASSHHQQQQQQQQQQTLPLPAQPQLSHSLMQPQSPQQPQHISQLQQHNYSNCNNLIGNPILQKLSKPGPSPREALTSLGLLCLSSLLLALLSLIFLLKISPNGRDDALSRGVSSEDFIIVYDVTLALCALSLSLNLCCLLVCAIQFLFAVKLRSPAFEGRDNKYLEKSSASRTCAVSGFFISIPVFLTGIILYTFNHFHSTPAIITSVLIGVGIVFCGGAMVHNVFVWQKEKTISYRSAPLHGTLVGSLPHNMSLLSAAQLPLPLPLSLPPVQFHAASPPPLAPPPMQLYQGHHACMLQPTSVTPVSPNHSHGSFNPLLCNNTMGGGGGAINSSFLVRPATATPPTPKPISGGAGSCLVGREASGSVSPGIPPTLDMSNITISLHELSTLV; encoded by the exons ATGCTGAAGCACGCCTCCAATGCGAGcagtgcctctgcctccgcctccgcatCTGCCACCGTCCCGCTGCCCGTGCCACCGGTTACAGTGGCTTTGCCGCTCAATGGACAGCTGCTGCGCACCGCTTCAGCTTGTGCCAACAGTAGCACaagcagcagtaacaacaacaacagcaacagccacaacgggaacgggaacggaaGCAGTGGAAGCGGCAACAACACACCCTCCGTTCCAACAGGGGGAGCAACAGCcgctgcaggagcaggaggaacagcagcaaccaccaccaccacgagtGGCCCTGTGTCAGCCACTGCTGCAGCCGGGGCAGGCTCGCCAACACCCGCAGCAGCTGCCTTGGCCAGCACGGCACGCAACATTCACCTGCGAccgccccagccacagccgcagcaacagccccTGAACATATCCGCTCTGAATGCGTCCACCTGCAGCACCCTTCTCAATGGCGGGTGCCGAGTTTCAAATGCCGCCTCCAATCTTCTTAACATTGCCATGCCAACGACCCCCACGCCACTGAAACCGCTGACGCCATTGACGCCCCTCACTCCCAATGGACACTGCAACAGCAATGGGAGCCTGCACCATCACACCTACACGAACCAGCACATCCTggccagcagccaccaccagcagcagcagcagcagcaacagcaacagacgctgccgctgccggcACAGCCTCAGTTGTCCCACTCCCTGATGCAGCCCCAATCgccacagcagccgcaacatATCAGCCAACTTCAACAGCACAATTACAGCAACTGCAATAATCTGATCGGGAATCCGATCCTCCAGAAGCTGTCCAAGCCAGGACCATCGCCTCGCGAAGCACTCACCAGTCTGGGTCTGCTGTGCTTGA GTTCCCTGCTTCTGGCGCTGCTCTCGCTGATCTTCCTGCTGAAGATCTCGCCGAATGGCCGCGATGATGCCCTGTCCAGGGGCGTGAGCAGCGAGGACTTTATCATCGTTTACGACGTGACCCTGGCCTTGTGCGCCCTGTCGCTCTCCCTGAATCTCTGTTGCCTGCTGGTCTGCGCCATTCAGTTCCTGTTCGCCGTTAAGCTGCGTTCGCCAGCCTTCGAGGGGCGCGACAACAAGTATCTGGAGAAATCGAGTGCCAGTCGCACGTGTGCGGTTAGCGGATTCTTCATCTCCATCCCGGTATTCCTCACCGGCATCATTCTCTACACCTTCAATCACTTCCACTCGACGCCCGCCATCATCACCAGCGTCCTCATCGGCGTGGGTATCGTCTTTTGCGGCGGCGCCATGGTCCACAATGTGTTCGTCTGGCAAAAGGAGAAGACCATCAGCTATCGCAGTGCCCCGCTGCACGGGACTCTTGTGGGATCGCTGCCACACAACATGTCGCTGCTATCGGCGGcccagctgccactgccactgccgctttCTCTTCCGCCAGTACAGTTCCATGCTGCCTCTCCGCCCCCACTGGCCCCGCCACCAATGCAGCTGTACCAGGGCCACCATGCCTGCATGCTGCAGCCCACCTCGGTGACACCTGTCTCACCGAACCACTCGCACGGTAGCTTCAATCCCCTGCTCTGCAACAACACCATGGGTGGCGGAGGTGGAGCCATCAATTCATCATTCCTTGTCCGCCCGGCCACGGCGACGCCCCCCACGCCGAAGCCCATTAGCGGGGGAGCCGGAAGCTGTCTGGTGGGTCGCGAGGCCAGCGGGTCAGTCAGTCCGGGCATCCCGCCCACGCTCGACATGAGCAACATCACAATCTCGCTGCATGAGCTTTCCACGCTCGTCTAG